AAGGAAGTAACGGCGGAGTATAAGTAATGGAAGTTGGGGAAATCAATCCTTGGTTATTTCAGGTAGAACCATATTCGGGAGAAAGTCTGAGTCATTTTTTGGGGCGCTTTCGACGGGCAAATGATTTAACAACTACTGGTTTAGGTAAGGCTGCTGGAGTTGGGGGTGCAATATCCAGATGGGAAAAGTTTCGGTTTAATCCTCCTCCTTCTCGGCAGCAGTTGGAAGCATTGGCTGTTGTAGTGGGGGTTGATGTCGATAGGTTAGTACAGATGTTACCACCTGCTGAAGTAGGAATGAAAATGC
The Gloeotrichia echinulata CP02 DNA segment above includes these coding regions:
- a CDS encoding TniQ family protein encodes the protein MEVGEINPWLFQVEPYSGESLSHFLGRFRRANDLTTTGLGKAAGVGGAISRWEKFRFNPPPSRQQLEALAVVVGVDVDRLVQMLPPAEVGMKMQPIRLCAACYTESPCHKIEWQFKVIQGCASHNLTLLSECPNCGARFKVPAVWVDGWCQRCFLTFADMVKHQKSIDY